From Budorcas taxicolor isolate Tak-1 chromosome 19, Takin1.1, whole genome shotgun sequence, the proteins below share one genomic window:
- the NT5M gene encoding 5'(3')-deoxyribonucleotidase, mitochondrial, with amino-acid sequence MIRLRGWCSRTPRGAAGPAGRRWASGGPAGRALRVLVDMDGVLADFEGGFLRKFRARFPDQPFIALEDRRGFWVSEQYGRLQPGLSEKAISIWESENFFFDLEPLPGAVEAVKQMANLESTDVFICTSPIKMYKYCPFEKYAWVEKHFGPDFLEQMVLTRDKTVVSADLLIDDRVDITGAEPNPSWEHVLFTACHNRHTQLQPPSRRLHSWADDWRAILDSKRTH; translated from the exons ATGATCCGGCTGCGCGGCTGGTGCTCGCGGACGCCCCGCGGCGCGGCGGGGCCGGCAGGGCGGCGCTGGGCGTCGGGTGGGCCTGCCGGCCGCGCCCTGCGAGTGCTGGTGGACATGGACGGCGTGCTGGCCGACTTCGAGGGCGGCTTCCTCAGGAAGTTCCGCGCGCGCTTCCCCGACCAGCCCTTCATCGCGCTGGAGGACCGGCGCGGCTTCTGGGTGTCGGAGCAGTACGGCCGTCTGCAGCCCGGGCTGAGC GAGAAGGCCATCAGCATCTGGGAGTCTGAGAACTTCTTCTTTGACCTCGAACCTctccctggggctgtggaagccGTGAAACAGATGGCCAACCTGGAGAG CACTGACGTCTTCATTTGCACGAGCCCCATCAAGATGTACAAGTACTGTCCCTTCGAGAAG TATGCCTGGGTGGAGAAGCACTTTGGCCCTGACTTCCTGGAGCAGATGGTGCTGACCAGAGACAAGACTGTGGTCTCCGCCGACCTCCTCATAGACGACCGGGTGGACATCACAG GAGCCGAGCCGAATCCCAGCTGGGAGCATGTCCTGTTCACAGCCTGTCACAACCGCCACACGCAGCTGCAGCCCCCCAGCCGCAGGCTGCACTCGTGGGCAGATGACTGGAGGGCAATTCTGGACAGCAAGCGGACCCACTGA